A region from the Salicibibacter cibarius genome encodes:
- a CDS encoding BCCT family transporter, with product MKKHSVLIFSIIIILILVAVGFLLPEQLERFTGGLQGLISDTFGWYYLLLVTLFLLTSLYFLVSPAGKLKLGKPDEKPEFGRISWITMLFSAGLGIGLLFFGAYEPLSHYAVQSPTGEVGTPEAATNALTFSFFHWGLHGWGVYSMLALALAFYHFRNDHPALISSTVQPIFRGAVKGVVGKIIDVTAVIATVIGVATSLGFGATQLNGGISYLFGLPSNFFSQVIIVLIITVLFMISAWSGLSKGIRFLSNTNMLVAAVLFILMLFIGPTIFNLNLFTDTLGNYIQTLPRMSFRIAPFDAEIRDWINDWTLFYWAWWVAWAPFVGTFIARVSRGRSVREFVFAVLLVPSIIVFLWFAIFGGTAINVEQSGADLASLSEEIVLFGMFMNVDFGMFLSILAMLMLVIFFVTSADSATLVLGMFTTNGSDSPPQRLKLIWGTLLSATALVLLYSGGLQAVENALIIAALPFSVVMLLMTLGLIVVMTKEGRKTRNK from the coding sequence ATGAAAAAACACAGCGTGCTGATCTTTTCCATCATCATCATTTTAATATTAGTGGCGGTCGGTTTTTTACTTCCTGAACAGTTGGAACGTTTTACCGGGGGATTGCAGGGGTTGATTAGTGACACGTTCGGGTGGTATTACCTTCTGCTCGTCACATTATTTTTACTCACGAGCTTGTATTTTCTCGTCAGTCCGGCAGGGAAATTGAAATTGGGAAAACCGGATGAAAAACCCGAATTTGGAAGAATTTCTTGGATCACAATGTTATTTAGCGCGGGTTTGGGCATTGGCCTTTTGTTTTTCGGTGCTTACGAACCGTTAAGCCATTACGCGGTACAGTCGCCGACGGGGGAGGTCGGCACACCGGAAGCAGCCACCAATGCGTTAACGTTTTCCTTTTTTCACTGGGGGTTACACGGCTGGGGCGTGTACAGTATGCTTGCCTTGGCTTTAGCCTTTTATCATTTTCGTAATGATCATCCTGCCTTAATCAGTTCGACGGTACAGCCTATCTTTCGGGGCGCCGTGAAGGGTGTTGTCGGCAAAATCATCGATGTTACTGCCGTGATTGCAACGGTGATCGGTGTGGCAACGTCGCTTGGCTTTGGTGCAACGCAATTAAATGGAGGAATTTCCTACTTATTTGGATTGCCCTCGAACTTTTTCTCTCAAGTCATTATTGTGCTCATTATTACCGTCTTATTTATGATTTCTGCATGGTCGGGTTTATCGAAGGGGATTCGCTTTTTAAGCAATACAAATATGTTGGTTGCTGCAGTATTATTCATTCTCATGTTGTTCATTGGCCCGACGATCTTTAACTTAAATCTTTTTACGGATACACTGGGTAATTACATCCAAACGCTGCCGCGAATGAGTTTTCGCATCGCGCCTTTTGATGCGGAGATTAGGGATTGGATCAATGATTGGACTCTCTTTTATTGGGCGTGGTGGGTCGCGTGGGCACCATTTGTGGGAACGTTTATCGCGCGAGTTTCCCGGGGGCGGAGTGTGCGTGAATTTGTTTTTGCGGTCTTGCTTGTGCCATCGATTATTGTCTTTTTATGGTTTGCAATATTCGGGGGTACGGCTATTAACGTGGAACAAAGCGGTGCCGATCTAGCCTCATTATCGGAGGAAATCGTTTTATTTGGCATGTTTATGAATGTCGATTTTGGGATGTTTTTGTCGATTTTGGCGATGCTGATGCTCGTGATCTTTTTCGTTACATCCGCAGATTCTGCCACGCTTGTATTAGGGATGTTTACGACGAATGGATCCGATTCGCCGCCGCAACGATTAAAATTAATTTGGGGGACGCTGCTTTCCGCTACCGCTCTCGTATTGCTTTATTCCGGAGGTTTGCAAGCGGTGGAGAATGCGTTAATTATCGCTGCTCTGCCATTTTCTGTCGTTATGTTATTAATGACTTTAGGGTTAATTGTCGTTATGACAAAAGAAGGACGAAAAACCCGGAACAAATGA
- a CDS encoding DMT family transporter gives MSWIALIVAGLFEVVGVTGIQMITKRQKYIGFTVLIGGFIISLSLLSIAMAVIPLGVAYAVWTGIGTVGSALVGMIFYNESKDRLRLTFIGIVIIAIVGLRLVSN, from the coding sequence ATGAGTTGGATTGCGCTTATTGTTGCCGGCCTCTTTGAAGTTGTCGGCGTGACCGGTATACAAATGATAACAAAGCGGCAAAAATATATAGGTTTTACCGTTCTCATTGGCGGATTTATCATCAGTTTAAGTTTGCTGTCTATCGCGATGGCAGTCATTCCGTTAGGCGTCGCTTACGCGGTATGGACGGGGATTGGCACCGTTGGAAGTGCCCTCGTCGGCATGATTTTTTATAATGAATCAAAGGACCGTCTGCGATTAACTTTCATTGGCATTGTCATTATCGCCATTGTTGGGTTGCGTCTCGTTTCGAATTAA
- a CDS encoding DMT family transporter — protein sequence MNGRWFQVVIAAAFEVGWATGLKYATDFTTWTLTVIAIIVSFGLLINAAMALPTSTVYAIFVGLGAVGTVLVDIILFSAPINGWMLFFVALLLVGVIGLKMVTGEKEPRRASS from the coding sequence ATGAATGGACGATGGTTTCAGGTTGTCATAGCCGCTGCCTTTGAGGTGGGTTGGGCAACAGGACTGAAATATGCAACTGATTTTACAACGTGGACGTTAACGGTTATTGCTATTATTGTTAGCTTTGGGTTGTTAATCAACGCGGCAATGGCACTCCCAACCAGCACCGTCTATGCTATATTTGTCGGTTTGGGGGCGGTTGGCACCGTCCTTGTCGATATTATCCTTTTCAGCGCGCCTATCAATGGTTGGATGCTCTTTTTCGTTGCGTTGCTCCTCGTCGGCGTGATTGGATTAAAGATGGTTACCGGTGAAAAAGAACCAAGGAGGGCTTCTTCATGA
- a CDS encoding TetR/AcrR family transcriptional regulator, which translates to MATNTREKIIQAALSSFATRGYEGTTLAQISGVVGLQKPSLYNHFSGKAALFLTVAEKVLGEMLEVMKDSWEKHKDEHIDKRLYLVLTESTSFTIREHEGMIYRRLLLFPPPELEGDLQALVQFGDQAIDQLLREIYEQAEREEAIRDVCFSVFRASFYCLMDGLFTESIIYGGDEFRERFDGSWDVFWRGIAAG; encoded by the coding sequence ATGGCAACAAACACGAGAGAAAAAATAATCCAAGCGGCACTTTCTTCATTTGCCACCCGTGGCTATGAAGGAACGACGCTCGCCCAAATTTCAGGTGTTGTTGGGCTTCAAAAACCGTCGCTGTACAATCATTTTTCCGGAAAAGCGGCACTATTTTTAACAGTAGCTGAAAAAGTCCTGGGTGAAATGCTGGAAGTGATGAAGGACAGTTGGGAAAAGCACAAAGATGAACACATAGACAAAAGATTATATTTAGTATTAACAGAAAGTACATCTTTTACTATTCGGGAACACGAAGGGATGATTTATAGACGTTTACTGTTATTTCCGCCGCCGGAACTTGAAGGGGATTTACAAGCGTTGGTTCAATTTGGAGACCAAGCCATCGATCAGCTTTTGCGGGAGATTTACGAGCAAGCGGAACGTGAAGAGGCCATTCGTGATGTATGTTTTTCTGTATTCAGAGCATCCTTTTATTGTTTAATGGACGGTTTGTTTACGGAAAGCATTATCTATGGGGGAGATGAGTTTCGAGAGCGTTTTGACGGATCATGGGATGTATTCTGGAGAGGAATAGCTGCAGGATAA
- a CDS encoding SDR family NAD(P)-dependent oxidoreductase has product MRKKTVLITGASNGIGREYSYFLAEKGYNVILVSRSKSKLDQLAADLIKRYNIDASVIVQDLSEEWAAKHVYEKVTKKNLTVDMLINNAGFGTTGAFLASSETNTHKQVMLNVNAVVNMTQKFLPDMERRGTGAIVNIASTSSFLPIPYMSVYAATKAFVLSFSESLHKEYRGKGIRILAVCPGTTQTDFFDSAPDTITAGGMRTTRQVVRTSYKALIKGKNYVVDGKLNYLISLSPRIFSRKLILRITSTLMRRNIFRSESK; this is encoded by the coding sequence GTGCGGAAAAAAACAGTGCTAATCACCGGAGCGTCAAATGGTATCGGCCGAGAGTATTCCTATTTTCTCGCGGAAAAAGGCTATAATGTGATCCTCGTTTCCCGTTCAAAAAGCAAGTTGGATCAGTTGGCAGCAGATCTTATAAAGCGATATAACATCGATGCAAGTGTGATTGTCCAAGACTTGAGCGAAGAATGGGCTGCCAAGCATGTATACGAAAAAGTTACGAAAAAAAATCTTACCGTTGATATGCTAATCAATAACGCAGGCTTCGGGACGACAGGTGCTTTTTTGGCCAGCTCCGAAACGAATACACATAAACAAGTCATGCTCAATGTGAATGCAGTCGTGAACATGACGCAAAAGTTTCTTCCGGATATGGAAAGGAGGGGCACGGGGGCGATTGTCAATATCGCGTCAACGTCTTCCTTTTTGCCTATTCCTTACATGAGTGTGTACGCAGCGACGAAGGCCTTCGTGTTATCGTTTAGCGAAAGTTTGCATAAGGAATATAGAGGCAAAGGGATACGGATCTTGGCGGTTTGCCCTGGTACCACTCAAACTGATTTTTTTGATTCGGCGCCTGACACAATTACAGCAGGTGGAATGCGCACGACCCGGCAAGTAGTCCGGACAAGCTATAAAGCATTGATTAAAGGAAAAAATTATGTCGTAGACGGAAAACTCAACTATTTAATTTCATTATCGCCGAGAATCTTTTCCCGAAAATTAATATTAAGAATTACGTCAACATTGATGAGAAGAAATATATTCCGATCAGAATCCAAGTAA
- a CDS encoding HU family DNA-binding protein, with amino-acid sequence MNKSDLVKVVAEKSDLTKKQAEIAVNATFDAITENLQTGERVQLIGFGQFETRKREARKVRNPRTGEEIQVAASQAPAFKPGKRLKEAVNV; translated from the coding sequence ATGAACAAATCGGATTTGGTAAAAGTCGTTGCCGAAAAAAGCGACCTTACAAAAAAACAGGCTGAAATCGCGGTGAATGCCACGTTTGATGCTATCACGGAAAATTTGCAAACGGGAGAACGCGTGCAACTGATTGGCTTCGGGCAGTTTGAAACGAGAAAGCGCGAGGCGAGAAAAGTGCGCAATCCGCGTACGGGCGAAGAAATACAAGTCGCCGCAAGCCAAGCACCCGCGTTTAAACCGGGCAAACGATTAAAAGAAGCCGTAAATGTGTAA
- a CDS encoding EamA family transporter — MSKTKAYLCALSGAAAWGLIGVFVAPLYAWGFTAWDVVAIRVILSFVFLFLLMFLFFRPQLRTQFRDHLFFAGAGILSMVFFNFFYFEVFAQSSLSLAVTLLYTGPLFVTVLSRLFLKEPFYVTENDRVGIGGFWLRFRRWAFAVLGSASVASSVRYGDFARLLFRPLQHFRQGAHPSIFRVYNFDVYFSILKK; from the coding sequence ATGTCCAAAACGAAGGCATACCTTTGTGCGCTGTCAGGAGCTGCCGCGTGGGGGCTGATTGGCGTTTTTGTTGCCCCTCTTTATGCGTGGGGCTTCACGGCTTGGGATGTCGTCGCGATTCGCGTGATCCTTTCCTTTGTTTTTCTTTTTTTATTGATGTTTCTTTTTTTTCGGCCGCAATTGCGTACGCAGTTTCGTGATCATTTGTTTTTTGCCGGGGCCGGGATTTTGAGCATGGTTTTTTTTAATTTCTTTTATTTTGAAGTATTTGCGCAATCCTCGTTATCGCTGGCGGTAACTTTATTGTATACGGGTCCGTTGTTTGTGACGGTTTTGTCCCGGCTTTTTTTAAAAGAACCGTTTTACGTCACGGAAAATGATCGCGTTGGTATTGGCGGTTTTTGGTTGCGCTTTCGTCGTTGGGCTTTTGCCGTTTTGGGAAGCGCAAGTGTCGCTTCAAGTGTTCGTTATGGGGATTTTGCCCGCCTTTTGTTTCGCCCTTTACAGCATTTTCGGCAAGGCGCTCACCCATCGATATTCCGCGTTTACAATTTCGACGTATATTTTTCAATATTGAAAAAATAA
- a CDS encoding RNA-guided endonuclease TnpB family protein: MPVAENSDVKTYFPWLTKKHHNYRGTIQLLRKGRNWYIAIPIQVSSALNQEVNVQAYTPIGVDLGLRHLAVLSEPISGKRQFFSGKEVGYIRRHFRSLRRSLGKKKAQRAIERIGQKETRWMKDYNRKLAKNMIDFALQFDRPLIKMEALDDIRQTAKSMKKADRTIHSWAFYQLKQFIKERAVKHNIPVVDINPFKTSQTCFVCRHVEKDNRHRGAFQCKNCGRKTHADLNAANNIATSTSLAE, encoded by the coding sequence ATGCCAGTAGCGGAAAATAGCGACGTCAAAACGTATTTTCCATGGTTAACCAAAAAACACCATAATTATCGTGGAACAATCCAGCTTTTAAGAAAAGGTCGTAACTGGTACATTGCGATTCCTATTCAAGTATCTTCGGCATTAAATCAAGAAGTGAATGTGCAGGCTTATACGCCGATCGGTGTGGATCTGGGTTTAAGGCATCTGGCTGTCCTTTCCGAGCCGATATCAGGCAAGCGTCAATTTTTTTCGGGCAAAGAAGTCGGATACATCCGTCGTCACTTTCGTTCCCTACGACGTTCGTTAGGCAAGAAGAAGGCTCAGCGAGCCATTGAACGTATAGGTCAAAAAGAGACACGTTGGATGAAAGATTACAATCGGAAATTAGCCAAAAATATGATCGATTTTGCTTTGCAGTTTGATCGGCCTCTTATCAAAATGGAAGCGTTGGATGATATTCGCCAAACCGCAAAATCAATGAAAAAAGCGGATAGGACGATTCATTCTTGGGCGTTTTATCAATTGAAGCAGTTTATTAAAGAACGAGCAGTCAAACATAACATTCCTGTGGTAGATATAAACCCTTTCAAAACCAGTCAAACTTGTTTCGTATGCCGCCATGTAGAGAAAGACAACCGACATAGGGGTGCATTCCAATGCAAAAACTGTGGACGTAAAACCCATGCTGACTTGAACGCTGCGAATAATATTGCAACAAGCACGAGCTTGGCGGAGTAG
- a CDS encoding EamA family transporter, translating to MSLAIVSTVLGYLLYTTGLKHIEASNASILGTVEPIVAVITGVLFLGDHLMFWQVIGIALVLYAAILVTQKPHRKEAVQQ from the coding sequence ATGTCACTCGCAATCGTCTCGACCGTTCTCGGTTATTTGCTTTATACGACGGGCTTAAAGCATATCGAGGCAAGCAATGCATCGATCTTGGGGACCGTTGAGCCAATTGTGGCCGTCATTACCGGGGTTCTTTTTCTGGGGGACCATCTCATGTTTTGGCAAGTCATCGGTATCGCACTGGTATTATATGCTGCTATACTTGTAACACAAAAACCTCATCGAAAGGAGGCTGTTCAACAGTGA
- a CDS encoding YwbE family protein, which produces MTDGNQRANIHTGADVEIVLKKDQRTGKRTKGKVKEILTNAPTHPHGIKVRLMDGQVGRVKKVNE; this is translated from the coding sequence GTGACTGACGGAAACCAACGAGCTAACATCCACACCGGCGCCGATGTCGAAATCGTTTTGAAAAAAGACCAAAGAACGGGAAAAAGAACGAAAGGAAAAGTGAAAGAGATTTTAACAAATGCCCCAACACATCCCCATGGCATTAAAGTGAGACTTATGGATGGCCAAGTCGGCAGGGTGAAAAAAGTGAATGAGTGA
- a CDS encoding M20 family metallo-hydrolase, producing the protein MMINLKRLMETVNTSAAIGATENGGLHRLALSREDTEMRATFVQWLETADLRVTVDDFGNIYGWREGTNPGLSPVVIGSHLDTQPYGGKYDGVIGVLTALEVIRTLNDKGIKTERPIVIVNFTNEEGARFMPPLLGSGALIGDFSKTSVYETIDAEGISFETALYESGYPGEKAHRLKDAHAFMELHIEQGPVLEQNQKSIGIVQGIQGLAWLTVHVKGKADHAGTTPMSDRKDALVAASAMVTALSRYAASVEELVITVGTLQVEPSAPNVVPSGVTFTIDMRHPDDHMRKGVPMAIRKIISDTSKMYDVDFELETNARADTVHFPGRIQNILLEETSSLGYEAKQLYSGASHDAKNMIRIAETSMIFVPSANGKSHHEEEYTSDADIEKGANVLLWATKRLADEK; encoded by the coding sequence ATGATGATCAATTTGAAACGGCTCATGGAAACGGTCAATACGAGTGCAGCGATCGGCGCAACAGAAAACGGCGGTTTACATCGGTTAGCCCTCTCAAGGGAAGACACGGAAATGCGTGCCACGTTCGTTCAGTGGCTGGAGACGGCAGACCTTCGGGTTACGGTCGATGATTTCGGCAACATTTACGGCTGGCGTGAAGGCACAAATCCTGGCCTTTCTCCCGTAGTCATCGGGTCGCACTTGGATACCCAACCATATGGAGGAAAATATGACGGGGTCATTGGGGTGCTCACGGCATTGGAAGTGATCCGCACGCTAAATGATAAGGGCATAAAAACAGAGCGTCCGATCGTAATCGTTAATTTTACAAATGAAGAAGGGGCGCGTTTCATGCCCCCATTGCTCGGTTCCGGCGCTCTGATTGGAGATTTTTCAAAAACAAGCGTTTATGAAACGATAGATGCCGAAGGAATAAGCTTTGAAACGGCGCTTTACGAATCTGGTTACCCAGGAGAAAAAGCTCATCGTTTAAAGGATGCACATGCATTCATGGAGTTACATATTGAACAGGGACCGGTGCTTGAACAAAACCAAAAAAGCATTGGCATCGTCCAAGGGATTCAAGGGTTGGCTTGGTTGACGGTGCACGTTAAAGGGAAAGCGGATCACGCGGGCACGACCCCGATGTCCGACCGTAAAGATGCGCTCGTCGCTGCCTCTGCCATGGTTACCGCCTTATCTAGATATGCAGCGTCTGTCGAGGAGTTGGTGATCACTGTCGGCACGTTGCAAGTCGAGCCGAGTGCTCCGAACGTCGTTCCAAGTGGGGTCACCTTCACCATTGATATGCGCCATCCCGATGACCATATGCGCAAAGGGGTCCCGATGGCCATTCGCAAAATTATATCGGATACGTCGAAAATGTATGATGTTGATTTTGAGTTGGAAACGAATGCGCGAGCGGACACGGTTCATTTTCCCGGAAGAATTCAAAACATCCTTTTAGAGGAGACGTCATCACTTGGATATGAAGCGAAACAATTGTACAGCGGTGCTTCCCACGATGCGAAAAATATGATCCGTATTGCGGAAACGAGTATGATTTTCGTGCCGAGCGCCAACGGGAAAAGCCATCATGAAGAGGAATATACGAGTGATGCCGACATCGAAAAAGGGGCGAATGTGTTGCTTTGGGCAACAAAACGGTTGGCGGATGAAAAATAG
- a CDS encoding GNAT family N-acetyltransferase — MTYTIREMKEGDAHGIAYVHVHSWHTTYQEIVPRSYLDRLHVSEREKKWESILAEYPRKSNHGLVAVNDDSEIIGFAICDQADEKEPVEGELNAIYILENDQQRGIGQALLQQVLTNFREKGWATFMIVALADNPSFPFYEKLNPHYLRLDTWTVDGVDLKEWVMTFRVAEVEASLR; from the coding sequence ATGACTTATACGATTCGTGAGATGAAAGAAGGGGATGCACACGGCATTGCTTATGTGCATGTGCATAGCTGGCACACGACTTATCAAGAGATCGTTCCCCGAAGTTACTTGGATCGCTTACACGTGTCGGAACGTGAGAAAAAATGGGAAAGCATCCTAGCTGAATATCCCCGGAAGTCTAATCATGGGCTCGTAGCTGTCAATGACGACTCAGAGATTATCGGTTTTGCCATCTGCGATCAGGCTGATGAAAAAGAACCGGTGGAAGGGGAACTGAATGCAATATACATTCTCGAAAACGATCAACAACGAGGCATCGGCCAAGCGCTCCTGCAACAGGTGCTCACGAACTTTCGCGAAAAAGGTTGGGCAACATTCATGATTGTTGCCCTCGCCGACAACCCTTCCTTTCCATTTTATGAAAAACTAAATCCTCATTATTTGCGACTGGATACATGGACGGTGGATGGTGTAGACCTCAAGGAATGGGTCATGACGTTTCGTGTTGCGGAAGTAGAAGCATCGCTCCGCTGA
- a CDS encoding peptidoglycan-binding protein: MLKLQATNRLRNYGLSAVAAGFVFFAGPIAADASDFGGKLLTDGIENSHVETLQNLLVEEGYLQQKDADGVYDNATTDAVTDYQEDQQLLVDGLAGVQTLGALKVLGKGDENELVTDLQGTLQDSGYYNGSVDGYFDGETHDSVKSFQSDADIAVDGLAGPETFGALYYGKSKAVEEDTAEEEVAEEEATEEEPVEEEATEDEATEEEPVEEEATEDEATEEEPVEEDAAEDEATEEEPVEEEATEDEATEEEPVEEAPEAEATEEDESTDEEGTEEEPVEEDASEEEGTEEDSVEETTGDEVTEEDAVEDEASEADATEDEESTEDEGNDENMTQSSDAEGETYTMDATAYTADCDGCSGITATGIDLNNNRDANVVAVDPNVIPLGSTVHVEGYGEAVAGDTGGNITGESIDLHVPTQEEAEQFGRQSVEVTVLD, encoded by the coding sequence GTGCTGAAGTTACAAGCGACAAACAGGCTAAGAAATTACGGTCTGTCTGCTGTAGCGGCAGGGTTTGTTTTCTTTGCCGGACCGATAGCCGCTGATGCCAGTGATTTCGGAGGCAAATTACTTACCGATGGCATAGAAAATAGTCACGTCGAAACGTTACAGAATCTACTCGTTGAAGAAGGATATTTGCAGCAAAAGGATGCCGATGGCGTCTATGACAATGCAACAACCGATGCTGTTACCGATTATCAAGAAGACCAGCAATTACTTGTAGATGGCTTGGCGGGCGTGCAAACGCTCGGTGCGTTAAAAGTACTCGGAAAAGGTGACGAAAATGAGCTCGTTACCGATTTACAGGGAACGCTACAAGATTCCGGTTATTATAACGGTTCCGTAGATGGATACTTTGATGGTGAAACGCACGATTCCGTTAAATCCTTCCAGTCCGATGCTGACATTGCAGTCGATGGATTGGCCGGACCTGAAACGTTCGGAGCGTTATACTACGGAAAATCCAAAGCAGTAGAAGAAGATACTGCAGAGGAAGAAGTCGCTGAGGAAGAAGCAACAGAAGAAGAACCTGTAGAGGAAGAAGCTACGGAAGATGAAGCAACAGAAGAAGAACCTGTAGAAGAAGAAGCTACAGAAGATGAAGCAACAGAGGAAGAACCTGTAGAGGAAGATGCTGCAGAAGATGAAGCAACAGAAGAAGAACCTGTAGAAGAAGAAGCTACGGAAGATGAAGCAACAGAAGAAGAACCTGTGGAAGAGGCTCCTGAAGCAGAAGCTACAGAAGAAGATGAATCTACAGACGAAGAAGGAACGGAAGAAGAACCTGTAGAAGAAGATGCTTCAGAGGAAGAAGGAACTGAGGAAGACTCTGTTGAAGAAACTACAGGAGACGAAGTTACAGAAGAAGACGCTGTAGAGGACGAAGCTTCTGAAGCAGACGCTACAGAAGATGAAGAATCCACAGAAGACGAAGGCAATGACGAAAATATGACTCAATCTTCCGATGCGGAAGGCGAAACGTACACAATGGACGCTACCGCTTACACAGCTGATTGTGATGGTTGTAGCGGTATTACAGCAACAGGCATTGACCTTAACAACAATCGTGACGCAAACGTTGTGGCGGTTGACCCTAATGTCATCCCACTCGGCTCCACTGTCCATGTTGAAGGATATGGCGAAGCCGTTGCAGGTGACACAGGCGGAAACATCACTGGCGAAAGTATCGATCTTCATGTTCCAACACAAGAAGAAGCCGAACAGTTTGGCCGTCAAAGTGTTGAAGTTACAGTGCTGGATTAA